Part of the Jatrophihabitans sp. GAS493 genome, CTCACGCAGCGCGAACGCCGCCAGGTCAACCGGGTGCACCTCGGCTAGCGCGCCACGGCGACGCCCCACTGCGGTCCGGACGCTCTCGACGATGTAAGCCTCAGCCACCGATTTCTCCCTTTCAATCTTTGACAGCATACCAAGCGTTTGCTTGGTAATAAAGCAGGTACCAGTCCCGACGATTTAGAGCCAGAACAGCTAGATCGAGCTAGCCGCGAGCAGGTCGGCCAGGGCTCGCAACCGAGCCGGTATGCCACCGAAGTCCTGGGCGCCGGAGAGGGCACGCTTGAAGTAAAGGTGGGCGTCGTGCTCCCAGGTGAAACCGATGCCGCCGTGCAGGTGCAGCCCCTCCCGCCCCACCAGTTCCGCCGCCTGCGAAGCGCGAATCGACGCCACCAGCGCCGCCGGCTCAATGTCCGTCGCATCCGCATCCGCATCCGAGTCGACGGCGGCCCAGAGGGCGGCGCGGGCCGACTCCAACTCCCCGTGAAGATCGGCCAATCGATGCTGAACGGCCTGGAAGCTGCCGATCGGATGGCCGAACTGCGTGCGCAGCTTCGCGTACTCGATCGTCTGGGTGAGCATAGCCGTGCTCGCGCCGATGGCCTCGGCCGCGCAGAGCAGCATCGCCTCGGTTCGCAGCTGGGCAACGAACCGTTTGGAGACTCGCCCCAGACGAGTCACCGGCACCTCGGTCAGCGTCACCCGAGCGGCAGAGCGGGTCGCGTCGACTCGCCCCAAGCGCTCCAGCTGAGCACCCCCGACGGGCAGCGGCGTCCAGCCGAGTTCCAGCCAATCCTCCTCGGCCGAGTCGAGTGTCACCAATAGTCCGTCGGCGTCGCAGGCCCACTCGACGAGCGAGACCGAACCGCTCACCCGCCAGCCATCAACCGCCTCGCAAGAAGTCAGGGATCGCCCATCGTGGGTGGACACGATAGCGGAACCATCTAGAAATGACGGGAGAATCTCAGCGTCGACGGCCGCCAGCAGCGGTGCGGTGATCGCCGCGCCCGTCGTCAGCGGTGCGGGCACGAGCGCGGCACCCGCCGCCTCAGACACCACGGCCAGGTAGGCCAAGGGCAGCGCGGCCCCTCCCCGCTCGACCGGGAGCCTAAGGCCGAGGGGCGAGAGTTCGCGGCAGAGACCAGCCCAGGCCGCTCGATCCAGCGGCGAATCGGAGGTCCGTTCCTTCGTCACCGGCAGCGGAAACCACTTCGCACAGGCCGCCGCGACACCCTCGGCCAGTTCGGCCCGGTCACTGCGGCCCAGCCGGGGCGCCACCAGCTGCCCGGTACTCACGCAGATGCGCCGAACTGGTCGCGCAGGACCCGGCGCAGCACCTTGTTGCTCGCGCTCCGCGGCAGCTCGTCGATGAAGTAGACGGCTGACGGACGCTTGT contains:
- a CDS encoding acyl-CoA dehydrogenase family protein, whose protein sequence is MSTGQLVAPRLGRSDRAELAEGVAAACAKWFPLPVTKERTSDSPLDRAAWAGLCRELSPLGLRLPVERGGAALPLAYLAVVSEAAGAALVPAPLTTGAAITAPLLAAVDAEILPSFLDGSAIVSTHDGRSLTSCEAVDGWRVSGSVSLVEWACDADGLLVTLDSAEEDWLELGWTPLPVGGAQLERLGRVDATRSAARVTLTEVPVTRLGRVSKRFVAQLRTEAMLLCAAEAIGASTAMLTQTIEYAKLRTQFGHPIGSFQAVQHRLADLHGELESARAALWAAVDSDADADATDIEPAALVASIRASQAAELVGREGLHLHGGIGFTWEHDAHLYFKRALSGAQDFGGIPARLRALADLLAASSI